A genomic region of Desulfosarcina ovata subsp. ovata contains the following coding sequences:
- a CDS encoding Druantia anti-phage system protein DruA yields the protein MIVQCGRQIESEELAQIRETVETFWRLSQWELAQTVCEHLGWHTASGGNKVDACLKLLKRLEAQGRIRLPAKRDSGRKSGKQPIASHRIQPQEPVVGKLSDIGPIRLRVVQGKADKALFNEYLSRYHYLGDKKPFGCYLRYFVEGAGTLLGCMLFSGAAKALIKRDQWIGWSTNERLRNLGFVVNNGRYLIFPWVKVRYLASCALGKAIRELGRHWQERWGYRPVLLETFVDPHYFDGTCYRAANFRYLGMTRGMGLIRQGQSYATSPKKIFVYPLADNFRQVLCSGEG from the coding sequence TTGATAGTCCAGTGTGGACGGCAGATTGAGAGTGAGGAGCTTGCGCAAATTCGCGAAACCGTTGAGACATTTTGGCGGTTGAGTCAGTGGGAGTTGGCCCAAACGGTATGTGAGCATTTGGGCTGGCACACCGCTTCCGGCGGCAATAAAGTGGACGCCTGCCTGAAGTTGCTCAAGCGTTTGGAAGCGCAAGGGCGCATACGATTGCCCGCTAAACGCGATAGCGGCCGCAAAAGCGGCAAGCAGCCGATAGCATCCCATCGGATCCAGCCTCAAGAGCCAGTCGTGGGCAAGCTTTCGGATATCGGGCCGATCCGGCTCAGGGTCGTACAAGGCAAAGCAGATAAGGCGCTTTTTAATGAATACCTGAGCCGTTACCACTACTTGGGGGACAAGAAGCCATTTGGATGTTATTTGCGCTATTTTGTCGAAGGCGCAGGCACGCTATTGGGGTGTATGCTGTTTTCAGGAGCGGCCAAAGCGCTAATCAAGAGAGATCAATGGATCGGCTGGAGCACCAACGAGCGACTGCGGAACCTGGGATTTGTTGTCAACAATGGGCGGTATTTGATTTTTCCGTGGGTAAAGGTCAGGTACTTGGCAAGCTGCGCATTGGGCAAGGCGATCAGGGAGTTGGGGCGGCACTGGCAGGAGCGCTGGGGCTATCGGCCGGTTTTGCTGGAAACCTTTGTCGATCCGCACTATTTCGATGGGACGTGCTACCGGGCGGCCAATTTTAGGTATCTTGGCATGACCCGCGGAATGGGGCTTATTCGACAGGGTCAAAGCTACGCCACCAGTCCGAAAAAGATCTTTGTTTATCCGCTGGCGGATAATTTTCGGCAAGTGTTATGTTCAGGGGAGGGCTGA
- a CDS encoding sigma-54-dependent transcriptional regulator: MPESYRLLVVDDDTAHRTMLRTLVGGWGYTIAEADDGDSAIEAVQAAPVDLVLMDIRMVRVSGIEALERIKSINPAIPIVLMTAYASVDMAVEALKKGAYDYLIKPLDFDKLRLTLTRSLEHIHLKRENQQLKDQLATGTLTAEMIGSSPAMVRLMETVAQVAVSEATVMITGESGTGKELVAAAIHTNSPRKAGPLVKVNCAAITETLLESELFGHEKGSFTGADRRKEGRFVQAHGGSLFLDEVGEMPIAMQVKLLRVLQERELTRVGGDQVIAVDVRLIVATNRDLARMVGDGTFREDLYYRLNVVELQTPPLRQRREDIPLLATHFLNRFAEKNHKTVDRFSPRAMDLLIRHDWPGNVRELMNTIERAVVLSRSDCLDEADFHVLAKDAPDTDAASSGAVFPTDLPLEQIEREAIANTLSSAGGNKSEAARRLGITRKTLREKIKKYKILQ; this comes from the coding sequence ATGCCCGAATCCTATCGCCTGCTGGTTGTTGACGATGACACGGCCCACCGGACCATGCTGCGTACCCTGGTGGGCGGGTGGGGCTACACCATTGCCGAGGCCGATGATGGTGACTCGGCCATCGAAGCCGTTCAGGCCGCGCCGGTCGATCTCGTTCTCATGGATATCCGCATGGTCCGCGTTTCCGGTATCGAAGCCCTGGAGCGTATCAAAAGCATCAACCCGGCCATCCCGATCGTGCTCATGACTGCCTACGCATCGGTGGATATGGCTGTTGAAGCGCTGAAAAAGGGGGCGTACGATTATCTGATCAAACCGCTTGATTTCGATAAGCTCCGGTTGACCCTGACGCGGTCCCTGGAACATATTCATCTGAAGCGTGAAAATCAGCAGCTCAAGGACCAGCTGGCCACCGGTACCCTGACGGCGGAAATGATCGGCAGCAGCCCGGCCATGGTTCGGCTGATGGAGACCGTGGCCCAGGTGGCGGTTTCCGAAGCGACGGTGATGATTACCGGCGAATCGGGAACCGGCAAAGAGCTGGTGGCCGCAGCGATCCACACCAACAGCCCGCGCAAGGCGGGCCCGCTGGTCAAGGTCAACTGCGCCGCGATCACCGAGACTTTGCTGGAGTCCGAACTGTTCGGCCATGAAAAAGGGTCCTTTACCGGCGCGGACCGCCGCAAGGAGGGGCGCTTTGTTCAGGCCCACGGCGGCAGCCTGTTTCTCGACGAAGTGGGCGAGATGCCCATTGCCATGCAGGTCAAGCTGCTGCGGGTGCTCCAGGAACGGGAGTTGACCCGGGTTGGCGGTGACCAGGTGATCGCCGTGGATGTGCGCCTGATCGTGGCCACCAATCGGGACTTGGCCCGGATGGTCGGCGATGGCACGTTCCGGGAGGATCTTTATTACCGGCTCAATGTGGTGGAACTGCAAACCCCGCCGCTCAGGCAGCGCCGGGAAGATATTCCCCTGCTGGCCACCCATTTCCTGAACCGTTTTGCTGAAAAAAACCATAAAACCGTGGACCGGTTTTCGCCCCGGGCCATGGATCTGCTGATCCGCCACGACTGGCCGGGCAATGTGCGTGAACTGATGAACACCATCGAACGGGCAGTTGTCCTCTCGCGATCCGACTGCCTGGATGAGGCCGATTTCCATGTACTGGCAAAGGACGCGCCGGATACCGATGCCGCGTCGTCAGGCGCCGTATTCCCTACTGATCTACCGTTGGAACAGATTGAGCGAGAGGCCATTGCCAACACCCTCTCTTCTGCTGGCGGAAACAAAAGCGAGGCTGCCCGAAGGCTGGGCATCACCCGGAAGACATTGAGAGAAAAAATTAAAAAATACAAGATACTACAATGA
- a CDS encoding Spy/CpxP family protein refolding chaperone — translation MKTRKIRTIAVSVMTVAFIAMGSTAFAGKGMGSRSGDYRGSGWGYNCPNANLTDEQREQLDNERQAYFNATKNLRQDLYAKRLELRAEVAKKTPDQKRAAALQEEVSKLNAGLAQKRLAHFMTIRKINPDAGRGFFGNGRGNGHHGRFGGYHQRGMGYGANMGPGSGMGYGPGYCQQ, via the coding sequence ATGAAAACCAGAAAGATTCGTACAATTGCTGTCAGCGTCATGACCGTGGCTTTTATTGCAATGGGAAGCACCGCCTTTGCCGGCAAAGGCATGGGATCCCGTAGCGGCGACTACCGGGGCAGCGGATGGGGATATAACTGCCCCAACGCCAACCTGACCGATGAACAGCGTGAGCAACTGGATAACGAGCGACAGGCTTATTTCAATGCAACCAAAAATCTGCGCCAGGATCTTTATGCCAAACGGCTGGAACTGCGCGCTGAAGTCGCCAAGAAAACCCCGGACCAGAAACGAGCCGCTGCATTGCAGGAGGAAGTATCCAAACTGAACGCCGGCCTGGCCCAGAAACGTCTGGCTCACTTCATGACCATCCGCAAGATCAATCCTGATGCCGGCCGGGGATTTTTCGGAAATGGCCGCGGCAATGGCCACCATGGTCGGTTCGGGGGGTACCACCAACGTGGCATGGGCTACGGCGCGAACATGGGGCCCGGTAGCGGCATGGGCTATGGCCCTGGTTACTGCCAACAATAA
- a CDS encoding Hpt domain-containing protein, whose protein sequence is MNLDIKALADDIGLDEADYRELVELFMQTGMADYNQLKAALDEGDAGQVARSAHTISGASGNLGLMQVHEVAKRVEQAANENQMADLPADVATLRGFFDDIARIVAV, encoded by the coding sequence ATGAATTTAGATATAAAGGCGCTGGCAGACGATATCGGTCTGGACGAGGCGGATTACCGCGAGTTGGTGGAACTGTTCATGCAGACCGGTATGGCGGATTACAACCAGCTCAAGGCGGCACTGGACGAGGGGGACGCCGGGCAGGTGGCCCGCAGTGCGCATACGATCAGCGGTGCCTCCGGTAACCTGGGGCTCATGCAGGTCCACGAAGTGGCCAAACGGGTTGAACAGGCCGCCAACGAAAACCAGATGGCGGATCTTCCCGCTGACGTGGCGACCCTTCGAGGATTCTTTGACGATATTGCCCGGATCGTTGCGGTGTGA
- a CDS encoding ATP-binding protein encodes MSKNNKNRVLLSGFSPWIILGAVAVLLPIVAMMTMENINRQKQQSIRLMTGKGAALIRSFEAGTRMGMRGGHGSGFQLQRLLVETAAQEDIDHLVVVRLDGTVVAHSQGDQVGSRYGTELDLDSIFASAELGWRRQVNESGETVFEIYEKFAPLARRPMRPMHKYMMNMARRSGDGMQAPPMVIFVGFHADDLDAARAADIRHTIVMAVVLLLVGCAGVLLLFLAQNYRATRTSLAQVQVFSDSLVSRIPIGLMAVDREGRITTLNPVAESILGMKADEAIGRQANAAVPQALTAILDSPADMVEEELLCPVDGDRRIPMDVSAAALNDENGDRFGQVILFKDLTEIRALQQELEKNRRLIMVGRLAAGVAHEIRNPLSSIKGFATYFKEKYRDSDRDQEIAGIMIQEVDRLNRVVGQLLEFSRPIKLHFQHVRLDDFFRDSFRLVERQYQAAGVEMTLALSDDNLTAVMDADKMGQVLLNLYLNALDAMVAGGHLSVTVSGHADGGTCIQVHDSGGGIDPKDQPHIFEPYFSTKKSGTGLGLAIVHNIIKAHRGDILVDCPPAGGTTVEITLPAAKEA; translated from the coding sequence ATGAGCAAAAACAACAAAAATAGGGTTCTTTTGTCCGGTTTTTCACCGTGGATCATTCTGGGGGCCGTGGCGGTTCTGCTGCCCATCGTGGCCATGATGACCATGGAGAACATCAACCGCCAGAAGCAGCAGAGTATCCGTCTGATGACCGGAAAGGGGGCGGCGCTGATCCGCTCTTTCGAGGCCGGAACCCGGATGGGCATGCGCGGCGGGCACGGCAGTGGTTTTCAGCTCCAGCGCCTGCTGGTGGAAACGGCGGCCCAGGAGGATATCGACCATCTTGTGGTGGTCCGGCTTGACGGAACGGTGGTGGCCCACAGCCAGGGCGATCAGGTGGGATCGCGCTACGGAACCGAGTTGGACCTGGATTCCATTTTTGCGTCCGCTGAGCTGGGTTGGCGCCGGCAGGTTAACGAATCGGGCGAAACCGTTTTTGAAATCTACGAAAAATTTGCCCCCCTGGCCAGAAGGCCGATGCGACCCATGCACAAATATATGATGAATATGGCGAGACGGTCCGGTGACGGGATGCAGGCCCCCCCCATGGTGATTTTCGTGGGTTTTCATGCCGATGATTTGGATGCGGCTCGCGCGGCTGATATTCGGCACACCATTGTGATGGCCGTTGTGCTGCTGCTGGTGGGGTGTGCCGGCGTGCTGCTGCTTTTTCTGGCCCAGAACTATCGCGCCACCCGTACCTCCCTGGCTCAGGTTCAGGTATTTTCCGACAGTCTGGTTTCCCGGATTCCCATTGGTCTGATGGCCGTGGACCGGGAGGGTCGGATCACCACCCTCAATCCGGTGGCCGAATCGATCCTGGGGATGAAGGCGGACGAGGCCATCGGTCGCCAAGCCAATGCTGCCGTGCCCCAGGCACTGACCGCGATTTTGGACAGTCCCGCCGACATGGTGGAAGAGGAACTGCTCTGCCCGGTCGACGGTGACCGGCGCATTCCCATGGATGTGAGTGCGGCCGCCCTGAACGATGAAAACGGCGATCGCTTTGGCCAGGTGATCCTCTTCAAGGATCTGACGGAGATTCGGGCCCTGCAGCAGGAACTGGAAAAGAACCGCCGGTTGATCATGGTGGGACGCCTGGCTGCGGGCGTGGCCCACGAAATTCGCAACCCCTTGAGTTCAATCAAGGGGTTTGCCACCTATTTCAAGGAAAAGTACCGGGACAGTGACCGGGATCAGGAGATTGCCGGAATCATGATCCAGGAGGTCGACCGCCTTAACCGGGTGGTGGGCCAACTGCTGGAATTTTCCCGGCCCATCAAGCTGCACTTCCAGCACGTTCGCCTGGACGATTTTTTCAGGGACAGCTTCAGATTGGTCGAACGGCAATACCAGGCTGCCGGTGTGGAAATGACCCTGGCACTCTCCGATGACAATCTTACCGCTGTCATGGATGCCGACAAGATGGGCCAGGTCCTGCTCAACCTTTACCTCAATGCCCTGGACGCCATGGTCGCCGGCGGGCATCTGAGCGTGACGGTTTCCGGCCATGCCGACGGCGGCACGTGCATTCAGGTTCACGATAGCGGCGGCGGTATCGATCCCAAGGATCAGCCCCACATTTTCGAGCCCTACTTTTCAACGAAAAAGAGCGGTACCGGGCTGGGACTGGCCATTGTCCACAACATCATCAAGGCCCACCGGGGAGATATCCTGGTGGACTGCCCGCCAGCCGGCGGAACGACGGTCGAGATCACCCTGCCGGCGGCAAAGGAGGCCTGA
- a CDS encoding PAS domain-containing hybrid sensor histidine kinase/response regulator: protein MPSAATILELVKKNKRLEEENKRFRAARGSNRGSEERFRLISETIHFGVFELDQEGSCLYANTSYQKIFGLSLAESLTRDWRELLHDGDRGAVFANWAAALEKMATFSMDCRIIRPDGTHRWVHVHSEPVFSDEGGRYTGTVEDITDRKQAEEELKKAKETAESANMAKSQFLANMSHEIRTPMNGVIGFTDLLLDTGLSDVQLDYTQTIKRSGIALLSLINDILDFSKIESGELDFESIEFDPELLAYDVCDLVRPKIGTLPVELLCRIDDNMPAMVQGDPLRFRQVVTNLLGNAPKFTESGEIELALLVDEETDDQVKLHAIIRDTGIGIPEDKLTAIFEPFQQADGSTTRKYGGTGLGLSICKQISNLMGGDVWVESRISEGSIFHFTAWLGKCAEKQASPTMVPVSLKDVRVLVADDNVANAKILKQVLDASGMQTTLVYRGEDVLATLEDGFARGVPFALCISDIRMPDMDGFAVARQIRSSSASFSKIALIALSGALERDAQRCEKAGFNGFLSKPARREKLLQMIGRVLCDYSPDNDCQPEPHEKIHTQYSVREDLKHSIRILMAEDNPVNQKLAMLMLGKAGYKVEVASNGIEAVEKYTATPDAFDLIFMDVQMPEMDGKAATQVIRQKGFDQVPIIAMTAHAMKGDREMCLDAGMNDYITKPIKREAVFAIIEKNVLNKERI from the coding sequence ATGCCTAGTGCAGCAACCATTCTTGAACTGGTCAAGAAAAACAAACGTCTGGAAGAGGAAAACAAACGTTTCCGAGCAGCCAGGGGATCCAATCGCGGGAGTGAAGAGCGGTTTCGGCTGATTTCCGAAACCATCCACTTTGGCGTGTTCGAACTCGACCAAGAAGGCAGTTGCCTTTATGCCAATACCAGTTACCAGAAAATTTTCGGGCTCAGCCTGGCGGAGAGCCTGACCCGGGACTGGCGGGAACTGCTGCACGACGGTGACCGTGGGGCGGTTTTTGCAAACTGGGCGGCAGCACTTGAAAAGATGGCCACCTTTTCTATGGATTGCCGCATCATCCGTCCCGACGGTACCCACCGATGGGTACATGTGCATTCGGAGCCGGTTTTCTCCGATGAGGGCGGTCGTTATACCGGTACGGTGGAGGATATCACCGACCGCAAACAGGCAGAGGAGGAACTGAAGAAGGCCAAAGAGACCGCCGAAAGTGCCAACATGGCCAAGAGTCAGTTCCTGGCCAACATGAGCCACGAGATTCGTACCCCCATGAACGGGGTCATCGGTTTTACCGACCTGCTCCTCGACACCGGACTCAGCGATGTGCAACTGGACTATACCCAAACCATCAAACGCAGTGGTATCGCCCTCTTGTCGCTGATCAACGACATCCTCGATTTTTCCAAAATCGAGTCCGGGGAACTGGATTTTGAATCGATCGAATTCGATCCCGAACTGCTGGCTTACGACGTTTGCGACCTGGTCCGTCCCAAGATCGGTACCCTTCCCGTGGAATTGCTCTGCCGGATTGACGACAACATGCCGGCCATGGTTCAGGGGGACCCCTTAAGGTTTCGCCAGGTGGTCACCAACCTGTTGGGCAATGCGCCCAAGTTTACCGAGTCCGGTGAAATCGAACTGGCCCTCCTGGTGGATGAAGAGACTGACGACCAGGTCAAGCTGCACGCCATTATCCGGGATACGGGGATCGGCATCCCCGAAGACAAACTGACGGCGATCTTCGAACCCTTTCAGCAAGCCGACGGTTCCACCACCCGCAAGTACGGCGGAACCGGTTTGGGGCTGTCCATCTGCAAGCAGATTTCCAACCTGATGGGGGGCGACGTCTGGGTGGAAAGCCGGATCAGCGAGGGCAGCATCTTTCATTTTACCGCCTGGCTGGGAAAGTGCGCGGAAAAACAGGCTTCGCCGACGATGGTTCCGGTATCTCTCAAGGACGTTCGTGTTCTGGTGGCGGATGACAATGTCGCCAATGCGAAGATCCTCAAACAGGTGCTCGATGCCTCCGGTATGCAGACCACGCTGGTTTACCGGGGCGAGGATGTGCTGGCGACCCTGGAGGACGGCTTTGCCCGAGGCGTGCCCTTTGCGCTGTGCATTTCAGATATCCGTATGCCGGATATGGACGGGTTTGCCGTGGCCAGACAGATCCGGTCATCGTCGGCATCTTTTTCCAAAATTGCCCTGATCGCCCTTTCCGGTGCGCTGGAGCGTGATGCCCAGCGGTGCGAGAAGGCCGGTTTCAACGGGTTTCTGAGCAAACCGGCCCGCCGTGAAAAACTGCTTCAGATGATCGGCCGTGTGCTCTGCGACTACAGTCCGGATAACGATTGCCAGCCTGAGCCACATGAGAAGATCCATACCCAGTATTCGGTCCGCGAGGACCTCAAACATTCCATTCGGATTCTGATGGCCGAAGACAATCCCGTTAACCAGAAGCTGGCCATGCTGATGCTGGGCAAGGCCGGCTACAAGGTCGAAGTGGCCAGCAACGGGATCGAAGCCGTAGAAAAATATACGGCTACGCCGGACGCCTTCGATCTCATCTTCATGGATGTCCAGATGCCGGAAATGGACGGCAAGGCGGCTACCCAGGTGATCCGCCAGAAAGGGTTCGATCAGGTTCCGATCATTGCCATGACCGCCCATGCCATGAAGGGAGACCGCGAGATGTGTCTGGACGCAGGGATGAACGATTACATCACCAAACCCATCAAACGGGAAGCCGTGTTTGCGATTATCGAAAAGAACGTACTAAATAAGGAGAGAATATGA